Proteins encoded together in one Astyanax mexicanus isolate ESR-SI-001 chromosome 10, AstMex3_surface, whole genome shotgun sequence window:
- the si:ch73-43g23.1 gene encoding uncharacterized protein si:ch73-43g23.1, translating into MESWVLEGDSYSFLRSAPRNFNLRQREGPNRVEIFDITSIPSSRSEISETTCLCDIFGDDCESPSLSSSPASTSFLKKEVETHLPVEDVNDSSGSYHTAHSSEQLSDTSDSFEDSRDSLKQATKESLLPKTRESIPAPTDLNSLNNKTVDTYENHSTLPSPSNKVDDGNLSQTESQNEPILAQNIDESAQCLALLTSDVRDNTNNCRVTDSSETSETITPELNPLNSSDIKAIYTEQTEISSSDCEDFSTPPIPHQPESPILENQDHPLTYGPLDKFSQEIKEITPYSEASAEEDNVFTNPEENESNISSLDTRGSCISTIKDVPEVQEEGQSNETGLTNLDRLENSDLTPVEICPLTPDSSSPSMRALTPDTSLTPPLAQMDTNFDSKFDATLEKNDLAISSPETINRHQSAPLTDDKAPEALQEQPSQTPSTPAAEDDTEINVSSFEYQRPMVSPEALEMVVSPDPRRLSFISDTTESLASPEVSEFRSFSGCSSMAAHSTEPSIVIYSPVGYTISPSPEFERRGFASEPETISSTPEMIHQETDYSVTPTDFQGSVSSVDSKLCLTPESRSLTSTPEISQEFLTPDSMPTAFSPELRSATSPRTSPEVKTMACSILSPNPPSPQIQEITYRVVSPQNQVLVLPQYSEVEEMRFTESSLTHPAVDMSNLARDSPSTSKHQNASPTPENMSRASSTTLSLSRDATSSPEIRVQHSPDRFIDEIFVPDVCTPLEPNIEEVDLPSLVPDDLCLHSIQEEPDKSCSPALDECKDFAYENTEEILVTEAFGEPLSTEPPGQTIKDSEAVPSGGDLPVMQVQNVEDSTENIDNESLSDLITNENARPASMVMLTAPTAEERKILEDNDSRSGRGDMLVRGSGGSGKPPVHVPARPRESPNFFHCGNDREYDRQSCRNKGWSKERVVQGERTSGKGEENLVEGSYREEQVELSFRDRNRKGPASHSAAPSSGDPKSGIPARCYFESPLTTRQQQSHLRAQGVQKENKSSARRVQSGFQSKHSGAGCPPSGCTAETSSMGSEFDEADNEVKWFTDVAFTSLSSPQGDYLDVYSSSHRSSTNVSQPSTVDSPSAATWMSYADLHASAVHENDDLQSHTPPFLPYGTLDPSRHFEISSFECVDVVVENKEESKRGTKRTVPKRQIQLKRRNNEESMSTENTGNVMDLPFLQRRSRDVFIRQHSTPAVGHKDMSHLSEGETEIQADKKMLQKSSSFDETSTKTKMATTIIKSVLSKKMETKEPSGSEESSPSEDKKKHPEPLAVEPGVSGNIERHIESSSLLSECSLSSDDYTGREDRSPYLQKKKSCAPKVPPKPIFKPSFIPASLNSGIAALQDRMPGADQMRPRVVDPFKSRTPPKKQIVLNSEKEAETSDLRERSNHDSANTTAKNTTPAATRAANTHNRFANRDSEYCATLETHKQQDCKRMFLSKTSEITLKQCTTKDKTKSSQKVSFSPAHSIDESQLEETPEWQTRVKPDRQVETENEEDEKLNSKPVMHKVRDVRKLVKNTYNLSFKASNTTFPVEGPVDVPQKEKEMQNPHTLHIECKAISTKDKQASDKKDSSMKEETPHPDKLGMEVTTEINIKKNTTDINAKTSLPMVTMESKQRVKTVQVSDVDNKQCITKSKPPENTVHGLDLEVPPRPTSKETSALLFLQDDTSSANSCLQKPGSPAPIHGKSMSNSHSVSMILKEKGMQADIGVCEVLNEGIGAIPKHINRLEVPLQTCVLEGASNDSQKDKKIDEIPCEPKKSVDGTLQGTQCVSLVRGSPKPRELRVSPSGTLTDQTSNQFHTASMLPSREAEKITTPATLVPNKLSPPLASNKSEIRSFSSNSSNKSNAMPVTTSKEIELPIQVRSVSSDRPKPVPLKPSYKQPFTEMRSMSSDLPKTDIPSMSSIFKQQTHSKSDVKKSETSSVAVAQKEHSTEAASNSIKKLSVSAVSSYKPSIPATGSKNSDSEQKPTGPSVATLARQQVSITSVQNSVTSNQNQLNVTASEDQAGPVSPSSCTSSHPVLPVASQSHTYIQPSKTASSVTSYQLLKDDFHFHESDDPPSYDERESFSPLLLSDLPPRRLNRYHPSNKPSSHPHPGNPYPGPQNRTPPASRASPGQVISYPSAPPKAQVRPHQTRQDCQPLNYPSVSPKIAIPPAPAMIQPLNHSYPCPAPAVQSYSDEQPPSSTQMQMERHTNRRSPQAGSGAAYREHSHSPNMAMDPRSQFFGSHDLPPAFSHDYGSDGPGGSSVLYPENASGLGYGQGPRRVLLDPETGKYFYIEVPVQPLRKMLFDPEIGQYVEVLIPQQAMSHSGMYPPPAAPYPSLHGPGLYAPQYLPYGAPPHPQSAQQPRHPETSVSTSLHQTSMGYGGSAGQMPKSEAKSHPSMDQSYLESMYYIPSGINASPNSTPSDCYHKPSPNIPASSGRRV; encoded by the coding sequence ATGGAAAGCTGGGTTCTAGAGGGAGACAGTTACTCATTCCTCCGCAGCGCCCCACGCAACTTCAACCTACGGCAACGAGAGGGGCCCAATCGCGTGGAGATATTTGACATCACTAGCATCCCCAGTTCACGTAGCGAAATTTCGGAAACCACCTGCCTCTGTGACATTTTCGGAGATGACTGTGAGTCTCCGTCTCTTTCCAGCAGTCCAGCCTCAACATCATTTCTGAAAAAAGAAGTGGAAACACACTTACCGGTAGAAGATGTCAACGATTCATCAGGGTCGTACCATACTGCACATAGCTCAGAGCAATTGAGTGACACAAGTGATTCATTTGAGGATTCACGAGACAGCCTTAAGCAAGCAACAAAGGAATCACTTTTACCTAAAACTAGGGAATCAATCCCAGCACCAACGGATTTAAACTCTCTGAACAATAAAACTGTGGATACCTATGAAAATCACTCAACTTTACCTTCGCCTTCAAACAAAGTAGATGATGGTAATTTGTCACAAACAGAAAGTCAAAATGAACctattttggctcaaaacataGATGAATCTGCCCAATGTCTGGCATTGTTGACATCTGACGTTAGAGACAATACCAACAATTGTAGAGTAACTGATTCGTCAGAGACATCAGAGACAATTACTCCTGAACTTAATCCCCTTAATTCATCCGATATCAAGGCTATCTATACAGAGCAAACCGAGATTTCATCATCTGATTGCGAGGACTTTAGTACTCCACCAATACCCCACCAGCCAGAAAGTCCAATTTTGGAAAACCAAGATCACCCACTCACGTATGGGCCTCTTGATAAGTTTTCCCAAGAGATAAAAGAAATAACTCCATATTCAGAAGCTTCTGCTGAGGAGGACAATGTCTTCACCAACCCTGAAGAAAATGAATCAAATATCTCTTCACTTGATACTAGAGGTAGTTGCATTTCGACCATAAAAGATGTTCCAGAAGTTCAAGAAGAAGGACAAAGTAATGAAACTGGTCTTACTAACTTAGACAGACTCGAAAACAGTGACTTGACTCCGGTCGAGATTTGTCCTTTAACACCTGATTCATCAAGCCCTTCAATGAGGGCTTTAACACCTGATACTTCTTTAACACCTCCGCTCGCACAAATGGATACAAATTTTGACTCTAAATTTGATGCTACACTTGAGAAAAATGATTTAGCAATCTCCTCACCTGAAACCATTAACCGTCATCAGTCAGCTCCACTAACTGATGATAAAGCACCAGAAGCACTGCAAGAGCAACCTTCACAAACTCCTTCAACTCCTGCTGCTGAGGATGACACAGAAATAAATGTGTCATCATTTGAGTATCAGCGTCCAATGGTTTCTCCTGAAGCACTGGAGATGGTAGTCTCACCTGATCCCAGAAGATTGTCCTTCATCTCTGACACAACAGAAAGTCTTGCATCACCTGAGGTTAGTGAGTTTCGCTCATTCTCAGGATGCTCCTCAATGGCTGCTCATTCCACAGAACCATCAATAGTCATATATTCGCCAGTGGGTTACACCATCAGCCCTTCACCAGAATTTGAAAGAAGGGGTTTTGCATCTGAACCTGAAACTATATCATCCACACCAGAGATGATCCACCAAGAAACAGATTATTCAGTAACTCCTACGGATTTCCAAGGCTCTGTTTCCTCAGTTGATTCAAAATTATGCCTCACACCAGAGTCTCGAAGCCTTACATCCACACCAGAGATCAGTCAAGAGTTTCTCACACCAGATTCCATGCCTACAGCTTTTTCTCCTGAACTGAGGTCTGCAACTTCTCCAAGGACTTCTCCTGAAGTTAAAACAATGGCATGTAGTATCCTGTCACCAAACCCACCATCGCCTCAGATTCAGGAAATAACATACAGAGTTGTTTCACCTCAAAACCAAGTCTTGGTCCTACCACAGTATTCTGAAGTAGAGGAAATGAGATTCACTGAAAGCTCACTCACACATCCTGCAGTTGACATGTCAAACCTTGCCAGGGACTCACCTAGCACCTCAAAACATCAAAATGCATCACCAACACCAGAAAACATGTCCAGAGCATCCTCAACGACTTTAAGCCTTTCCAGGGATGCAACATCATCCCCTGAAATTAGAGTTCAACATTCACCTGACAGATTTATTGATGAAATTTTTGTTCCAGATGTTTGCACCCCTTTGGAGCCAAACATTGAGGAGGTGGATCTTCCATCACTTGTGCCAGATGACTTGTGTCTGCATTCTATCCAGGAAGAGCCTGATAAAAGCTGTAGCCCTGCTCTAGATGAATGCAAAGACTTTGCCTATGAAAATACTGAAGAGATTTTGGTCACTGAAGCTTTTGGAGAGCCTCTGTCCACTGAACCTCCTGGTCAGACAATAAAAGATTCAGAAGCTGTACCTTCTGGAGGTGATTTACCTGTAATGCAAGTACAGAATGTGGAAGACAGTACAGAAAATATTGACAATGAGAGTCTATCAGATTTAATTACAAATGAAAATGCAAGGCCTGCATCAATGGTAATGTTAACTGCACCTACAGCAGAGGAAAGGAAAATTTTGGAAGACAATGACAGTAGAAGTGGAAGAGGAGATATGTTGGTAAGAGGATCAGGAGGTAGTGGAAAGCCACCTGTCCATGTGCCTGCTAGACCAAGGGAAAGCCCCAATTTTTTCCATTGTGGCAATGATAGAGAGTATGACAGACAGTCATGCAGGAACAAGGGGTGGAGTAAAGAAAGGGTGGTGCAGGGGGAGCGTACATCTGGGAAAGGGGAGGAGAATCTAGTAGAGGGTAGTTACAGAGAGGAACAGGTTGAACTGTCATTCAGGGACAGGAATAGAAAAGGGCCTGCAAGCCACAGTGCTGCTCCCTCAAGTGGAGACCCAAAGTCTGGAATTCCAGCTCGCTGTTATTTTGAGTCTCCCCTGACAACTCGGCAGCAACAGAGTCATCTCCGAGCACAGGGCGTACAAAAAGAGAACAAGAGTAGTGCCAGAAGGGTCCAATCAGGTTTCCAGAGCAAACACAGCGGCGCTGGTTGTCCTCCTTCAGGATGTACTGCTGAGACCTCCAGTATGGGAAGTGAGTTTGACGAGGCAGACAATGAGGTGAAATGGTTCACAGACGTGGCCTTTACGAGCCTATCCAGTCCTCAGGGGGACTACTTGGATGTCTACAGCTCAAGCCACAGGTCATCGACAAATGTTTCTCAGCCATCTACTGTGGACAGTCCCAGTGCTGCTACGTGGATGTCCTATGCAGATTTGCATGCCTCAGCAGTACATGAAAATGATGACCTCCAAAGCCACACTCCACCTTTTCTACCCTATGGTACTTTGGATCCATCAAGGCATTTTGAGATAAGTAGTTTTGAATGTGTGGATGTAGTAGTAGAAAACAAGGAGGAATCCAAGAGAGGAACCAAGAGGACAGTCCCAAAACGGCAGATCCAACTGAAGAGACGCAACAATGAGGAATCAATGTCTACTGAGAATACAGGAAATGTTATGGATTTGCCGTTCCTACAGAGGCGCTCAAGAGACGTTTTTATTCGCCAGCACAGCACCCCAGCAGTTGGGCACAAGGATATGTCCCATCTATCTGAAGGTGAAACTGAGATTCAGGCTGATAAGAAGATGCTTCAGAAGTCTTCATCATTTGATGAAACCTCAACCAAGACAAAAATGGCTACCACCATTATCAAGAGTGTCCTTTCAAAGAAAATGGAGACCAAAGAACCTTCAGGAAGTGAAGAATCAAGCCCATCTGAAGATAAAAAGAAACACCCTGAACCTCTCGCTGTAGAACCAGGAGTATCAGGCAACATCGAGAGGCATATTGAGAGTTCTAGCCTACTTTCTGAATGCAGTCTATCATCTGATGACTACACTGGCAGAGAAGACAGAAGTCCTTATCTTCAAAAAAAGAAGAGCTGTGCTCCCAAGGTTCCCCCCAAACCAATCTTCAAACCTAGTTTTATCCCAGCTTCCTTAAACTCTGGGATAGCTGCACTTCAAGACAGAATGCCGGGGGCTGATCAAATGCGGCCTAGAGTGGTTGATCCATTTAAAAGCAGAACACCTCCAAAGAAACAAATTGTGCTAAACAGTGAAAAGGAGGCAGAAACTAGTGATTTGAGAGAGAGGTCCAACCATGACTCAGCAAATACGACTGCCAAGAACACAACTCCTGCTGCCACCCGAGCTGCAAACACACATAACAGATTTGCAAACAGAGACTCTGAGTATTGTGCAACACTGGAAACCCATAAACAACAGGACTGCAAGAGGATGTTCCTGTCAAAAACCTCTGAAATCACTCTTAAGCAATGCACCACCAAGGACAAGACTAAGTCTTCTCAGAAGGTTTCTTTCTCTCCTGCTCACTCAATTGATGAATCCCAGTTAGAGGAAACACCTGAGTGGCAGACAAGAGTCAAACCAGACAGGCAGGTAGAGACTGAAAATGAAGAAGATGaaaagctcaactcaaaaccagtTATGCATAAAGTTAGGGATGTCAGGAAGCTGGTAAAGAATACATATAACCTTTCTTTTAAAGCGTCTAATACTACTTTTCCTGTAGAAGGACCTGTAGATGTCCCTCAAAAAGAGAAGGAAATGCAAAATCCTCACACCTTGCATATCGAGTGTAAAGCTATCAGCACAAAGGATAAGCAAGCATCTGACAAAAAAGACTCCAGCATGAAAGAAGAAACACCTCATCCAGATAAATTAGGGATGGAGGTGACTACAGAGATTAACATAAAAAAGAATACTACTGATATAAATGCCAAGACCTCCTTGCCAATGGTGACGATGGAGTCCAAGCAAAGGGTGAAAACTGTTCAAGTCTCTGATGTGGATAACAAACAATGCATAACTAAGTCCAAACCACCAGAAAATACTGTGCATGGTTTAGATCTAGAAGTTCCTCCTAGACCTACAAGTAAGGAAACATCAGCATTGCTTTTTCTGCAGGATGACACATCCAGTGCTAATTCCTGCTTGCAAAAGCCAGGAAGCCCTGCTCCAATTCATGGGAAGAGCATGAGCAATAGCCACTCTGTGTCCATGATACTGAAAGAAAAGGGGATGCAAGCTGACATAGGTGTGTGTGAAGTCCTAAATGAAGGTATCGGTGCAATCCCTAAGCACATCAACAGACTAGAGGTCCCACTACAAACTTGTGTACTGGAAGGAGCCTCAAATGATTCACAGAAAGACAAAAAGATAGATGAGATACCTTGTGAACCAAAGAAATCTGTTGATGGTACCTTACAAGGAACTCAATGTGTGTCACTGGTAAGAGGCTCTCCAAAGCCCAGGGAACTAAGAGTAAGTCCCAGTGGAACACTGACAGATCAAACTAGCAATCAGTTTCATACAGCTTCAATGCTACCTTCGAGGGAAGCAGAGAAAATTACAACTCCTGCCACCTTAGTGCCAAATAAATTATCACCTCCCCTCGCATCAAACAAGTCAGAGATTAGATCATTTTCTAGCAATTCAAGTAATAAAAGTAATGCAATGCCAGTTACTACATCCAAAGAAATTGAATTACCTATACAAGTGAGGTCAGTTTCCAGTGACAGACCAAAACCAGTGCCACTGAAGCCCAGCTATAAACAGCCTTTTACAGAAATGAGGTCAATGTCAAGTGACTTGCCTAAAACAGATATCCCATCAATGTCGTCTATTTTCAAACAGCAAACACATTCAAAGAGTGATGTTAAGAAGAGCGAGACATCATCAGTAGCAGTGGCACAGAAGGAGCATTCAACTGAGGCTGCATCAAACAGCATCAAAAAGTTATCTGTCTCAGCAGTATCAAGCTACAAACCATCTATCCCAGCAACAGGTTCAAAAAATTCTGATTCTGAGCAGAAACCAACAGGACCCTCAGTTGCTACTTTGGCTAGACAACAGGTATCCATCACTTCAGTGCAAAACTCTGTAACCAGCAACCAGAACCAACTCAATGTTACTGCTAGTGAAGATCAAGCAGGACCAGTGAGTCCCAGTTCTTGCACATCCAGTCACCCAGTCCTGCCAGTAGCATCACAAAGCCATACATATATTCAGCCTTCAAAGACAGCATCATCAGTTACCAGTTACCAATTACTCAAAGATGACTTCCACTTCCATGAATCAGATGATCCACCAAGCTACGATGAGCGAGAAAGCTTTAGCCCCCTGCTGCTTTCTGATCTGCCCCCAAGGAGGCTCAATCGATACCATCCCAGCAACAAACCATCTTCGCACCCACATCCTGGCAATCCCTACCCAGGTCCACAAAACCGCACCCCACCAGCCTCAAGAGCCTCACCAGGACAGGTGATTTCATACCCTAGTGCTCCACCAAAAGCTCAGGTCCGTCCTCATCAAACGAGACAAGACTGTCAGCCCTTAAATTATCCATCAGTCTCACCAAAGATTGCGATCCCTCCTGCCCCTGCTATGATTCAACCTCTGAACCACTCATATCCCTGCCCTGCTCCAGCTGTACAGTCCTACAGTGATGAGCAACCACCATCTTCCACTCAGATGCAGATGGAGAGGCATACTAATCGGCGCTCACCACAAGCTGGGAGTGGTGCAGCTTACCGGGAGCATAGCCATTCACCCAACATGGCTATGGACCCTAGATCTCAGTTTTTTGGTTCGCATGATTTACCACCTGCTTTTAGCCATGATTATGGAAGTGATGGTCCGGGGGGTAGTAGTGTATTGTACCCAGAAAATGCCAGTGGACTTGGGTATGGGCAAGGTCCTCGTCGTGTGCTTCTAGACCCTGAAACTGGCAAGTACTTTTATATTGAAGTACCAGTGCAACCATTAAGAAAAATGCTTTTTGATCCAGAAATTGGGCAATATGTCGAAGTCCTAATACCTCAACAGGCTATGTCCCATTCTGGTATGTACCCTCCACCTGCTGCTCCGTACCCCTCACTCCATGGTCCAGGGTTATATGCACCACAGTACCTCCCCTACGGTGCACCACCTCATCCCCAGTCTGCCCAGCAACCACGACATCCAGAGACATCTGTCTCCACTTCACTCCATCAAACCAGCATGGGATATGGAGGCTCAGCAGGCCAGATGCCGAAATCAGAAGCAAAAAGCCATCCATCGATGGATCAGAGTTATTTAGAGAGCATGTATTACATTCCCAGTGGGATTAATGCAAGCCCTAATTCTACCCCTTCAGACTGCTACCACAAACCATCACCAAATATTCCTGCCTCTTCAGGCAGGAGAGTGTGA